A single window of Pectobacterium parmentieri DNA harbors:
- a CDS encoding DNA-binding protein: MKKEWFATSELVGVGGLPKSRQGLNKRAREDGWEKRRRKGVQGRGVEYSIHSLPETVRQSLLLDIEPSAYSARQPAALAVWMQIYQQLSEKERDELIAYILRVGVSTTLSQLGITPSDGDVASSMEIG, from the coding sequence ATGAAAAAAGAGTGGTTTGCTACCAGCGAATTGGTTGGAGTCGGCGGCCTTCCGAAATCAAGACAAGGATTGAATAAGCGCGCCCGTGAGGATGGATGGGAGAAACGCCGCCGCAAAGGCGTCCAGGGACGGGGGGTAGAGTATTCAATTCACAGCTTGCCGGAGACGGTAAGACAGTCCCTATTACTCGACATCGAGCCTTCCGCCTACTCGGCGAGACAGCCTGCGGCATTAGCCGTATGGATGCAGATCTATCAGCAACTATCTGAGAAAGAAAGAGATGAGCTAATTGCTTATATTCTGCGGGTCGGGGTGTCTACTACGCTGAGCCAGTTGGGTATTACCCCTTCGGATGGGGACGTTGCCTCATCAATGGAAATTGGTTGA
- a CDS encoding helix-turn-helix domain-containing protein, with translation MILRKQDWHPADIIAALRKKNTTLAAVSRAAGLSSSTLANALSRPWPKGEWLIADALSIHPSEIWPSRYYNPETNELIDRKKLIRPD, from the coding sequence ATGATTTTAAGGAAACAAGACTGGCATCCCGCTGATATCATTGCTGCACTGCGCAAGAAAAATACAACGCTGGCGGCAGTATCGCGAGCAGCCGGATTAAGCTCATCTACGTTAGCTAACGCGCTCTCACGCCCTTGGCCCAAAGGGGAATGGCTTATCGCCGATGCGCTGAGTATTCACCCATCAGAGATTTGGCCTAGTCGATATTACAATCCAGAAACCAATGAGCTTATCGACAGAAAAAAACTCATCCGCCCCGATTAA
- the mdh gene encoding malate dehydrogenase, which translates to MKVAVLGAAGGIGQALALLLKTQLPSGSELSLYDIAPVTPGVAVDLSHIPTAVKIKGYSGEDAKPALAGADIVLISAGVARKPGMDRSDLFNVNAGIVRNLVEQIAVTCPKACIGIITNPVNTTVAIAAEVLKKAGVYDKNKLFGVTTLDIIRSNTFVAELKGKQPQDINVPVIGGHSGVTILPLLSQVPGISFSEQEVADLTKRIQNAGTEVVEAKAGGGSATLSMGQAAARFGLSLVRALQGESGVVECAYVESDGKHARFFAQPILLGKDGVAERKDIGALSAFEQNALNSMLDTLKQDIELGETFIK; encoded by the coding sequence ATGAAAGTTGCAGTTCTCGGAGCAGCAGGTGGTATCGGTCAGGCACTCGCACTCCTCCTCAAAACCCAGCTTCCTTCAGGTTCAGAACTATCCCTTTACGATATTGCTCCGGTAACACCGGGTGTTGCTGTCGATCTGAGCCATATTCCTACAGCAGTGAAGATCAAAGGCTATAGCGGTGAAGACGCTAAACCAGCGCTTGCTGGTGCGGATATTGTGCTGATTTCCGCTGGCGTGGCACGTAAACCTGGTATGGATCGTTCCGATCTGTTCAATGTCAACGCAGGTATTGTGCGCAACCTGGTTGAGCAAATTGCGGTTACCTGCCCGAAAGCCTGCATCGGGATCATTACTAACCCCGTGAACACGACCGTCGCTATTGCAGCCGAAGTGCTGAAAAAAGCCGGCGTGTATGACAAAAACAAACTGTTCGGCGTAACCACGCTGGATATCATCCGCTCCAACACGTTTGTTGCTGAGTTGAAAGGCAAACAGCCGCAGGATATTAACGTACCGGTTATCGGTGGGCACTCTGGTGTGACGATTCTGCCTCTGCTGTCTCAGGTTCCTGGTATCAGCTTCAGCGAACAGGAAGTGGCCGATCTGACCAAACGTATTCAGAATGCAGGCACCGAGGTTGTTGAAGCCAAAGCGGGTGGCGGATCGGCTACGCTGTCTATGGGGCAGGCTGCTGCGCGTTTTGGTTTGTCTCTGGTCCGCGCGCTGCAAGGCGAAAGTGGTGTGGTGGAATGTGCTTACGTTGAAAGCGATGGCAAACATGCACGCTTCTTCGCTCAGCCGATTCTGTTAGGTAAAGATGGCGTCGCTGAACGTAAAGACATTGGCGCATTAAGTGCGTTTGAGCAAAATGCACTAAACAGTATGTTGGACACGCTGAAGCAGGATATTGAGTTAGGCGAGACCTTCATCAAATAA
- the argR gene encoding transcriptional regulator ArgR, which produces MRNSTKQEDLVKAFKALLKEEKFSSQSEIVQALQDEGFENINQSKVSRMLTKFGAVRTRNAKMEMVYCLPAELGVPTTSSPLKNLVLDVDYNDAVIVIHTSPGAAQLIARLLDSLGKSEGILGTIAGDDTIFTTPARGFSVKQLYEAILVLFEQEL; this is translated from the coding sequence ATGCGAAATTCGACAAAACAAGAAGACCTCGTTAAAGCGTTCAAGGCGCTATTAAAGGAAGAGAAGTTCAGTTCCCAAAGTGAAATTGTTCAAGCATTGCAAGACGAAGGATTTGAAAACATCAACCAATCCAAAGTGTCACGCATGCTAACGAAATTTGGTGCAGTGCGCACACGCAATGCCAAAATGGAGATGGTGTATTGTCTCCCTGCCGAACTCGGTGTCCCTACCACATCCAGCCCGCTAAAGAATCTGGTGTTAGACGTAGACTACAATGACGCGGTCATCGTGATCCACACAAGCCCAGGTGCCGCGCAACTCATAGCCCGCCTGTTAGACTCACTAGGAAAATCTGAAGGCATTCTGGGCACCATTGCGGGTGATGACACCATCTTCACCACGCCAGCAAGAGGCTTCAGCGTCAAACAGCTTTACGAAGCAATTTTGGTGTTATTCGAACAAGAGTTGTAA
- the tsaD gene encoding tRNA (adenosine(37)-N6)-threonylcarbamoyltransferase complex transferase subunit TsaD translates to MRVLGIETSCDETGVAIYDTVTGLLANQLYSQVKLHADYGGVVPELASRDHVRKTVPLIQAALGEAGLQAGDIDGVAYTAGPGLVGALLVGATVGRALAFAWGVPAIPVHHMEGHLLAPMLEDNPPAFPFVALLVSGGHTQLISVTGIGEYRLLGESVDDAAGEAFDKTAKLLGLDYPGGPMLSKMAQAGDPHRFTFPRPMTDRPGLDFSFSGLKTFAANTIRSNGDDEQTRADIARAFEDAVVDTLAIKCRRALDETGFKRLVMAGGVSANRTLRQRLGEVMAKRGGEVFYARPEFCTDNGAMIAYAGSVRLVHGASQTLGVSVRPRWPLAELPAV, encoded by the coding sequence ATGCGCGTATTGGGTATCGAAACATCCTGTGATGAAACTGGCGTGGCCATTTATGACACGGTAACCGGTTTGCTCGCTAATCAATTATACAGCCAGGTCAAATTGCATGCTGACTACGGTGGCGTAGTGCCTGAGCTTGCCTCACGTGACCACGTGCGTAAAACGGTTCCGTTGATTCAGGCAGCGCTGGGTGAAGCTGGATTACAGGCCGGTGACATTGATGGTGTGGCTTATACCGCGGGGCCAGGCTTAGTTGGCGCATTATTGGTTGGTGCGACGGTTGGTCGTGCTCTGGCGTTTGCCTGGGGTGTGCCAGCGATTCCTGTGCACCACATGGAAGGGCATTTGCTGGCACCCATGCTGGAAGATAACCCACCTGCGTTTCCCTTCGTTGCGCTGCTGGTTTCTGGTGGCCACACGCAGCTCATCAGCGTGACGGGCATTGGTGAATACCGTTTGCTGGGTGAGTCGGTTGACGATGCGGCGGGTGAAGCGTTTGATAAGACCGCCAAGTTACTGGGATTGGATTATCCAGGTGGCCCGATGCTGTCGAAAATGGCGCAGGCGGGCGATCCCCATCGCTTTACGTTTCCACGCCCAATGACCGATCGGCCGGGGTTAGATTTCAGCTTCTCTGGACTAAAAACGTTTGCTGCTAATACGATCCGTAGCAATGGTGATGACGAGCAAACGCGTGCCGATATTGCACGTGCATTTGAAGATGCTGTTGTGGATACGCTGGCTATCAAGTGTCGTCGTGCGCTGGATGAAACAGGTTTTAAACGACTGGTTATGGCTGGGGGCGTGAGCGCCAACCGGACGTTGCGCCAGCGTTTAGGTGAGGTGATGGCAAAACGCGGTGGTGAAGTATTTTATGCGCGCCCCGAATTCTGCACGGATAACGGCGCGATGATTGCCTACGCGGGCAGCGTTCGCCTGGTTCATGGTGCGAGCCAGACGCTTGGTGTATCTGTTCGACCACGCTGGCCATTGGCTGAATTGCCCGCAGTGTAA
- the rpsU gene encoding 30S ribosomal protein S21, with protein sequence MPVIKVRENEPFDVALRRFKRSCEKAGVLAEVRRREFYEKPTTERKRAKASAVKRHAKKLARENARRTRLY encoded by the coding sequence ATGCCGGTAATTAAAGTACGTGAAAACGAGCCGTTCGACGTAGCTCTGCGTCGCTTCAAACGTTCCTGTGAAAAAGCAGGCGTTCTGGCTGAAGTTCGTCGTCGTGAGTTTTATGAAAAACCAACGACCGAACGCAAGCGCGCTAAAGCTTCTGCAGTGAAACGTCACGCGAAGAAATTGGCTCGAGAAAACGCACGCCGCACTCGTCTGTATTAA
- the dnaG gene encoding DNA primase, translated as MAGRIPRVFINDLLARTDIVDLIDARVKLKKQGKNYHACCPFHHEKTPSFTVNGDKQFYHCFGCGAHGNAIDFLMNYDRLEFVETIEELATQYGLEVPYETGTGPTQLERHQRQSLYELMGQLSGFYQQALTQSVGTPALQYLQQRGLSADVISHFAIGFAPPGWDNVLKRFGRNNDDRSTLNDAGMLVTNDQGRTYDRFRERVMFPIRDKRGRVIAFGGRVLGDGTPKYLNSPETEIFHKGRQLYGLYEAQQNHTELKRLLVVEGYMDVVALAQFGIDYAVASLGTSTTADHIQLLFRATDLVVCCYDGDRAGREAAWRALETALPYLNDGRQLRFMFLPDGEDPDTLVRKEGKAVFEQRMEHALPLSQFLFETLQQQVDMSSPDGRTKLSTLVLPLIGQVPGETLRLYLRQQLGNKLGILDDNQLDRLLPKVAEQAQSYQPPQLKVTTMRILVGLLVQNPRLAAEVPDLALEGIEEDKVAGLSLFQDLVKTCNASPGMNMGLLLEKYRDSKYRKQLETMASWNHMIVEEELDEKFRISLAELYDQLLKQRQETLIARDRTHGLNAKEKKELWSLQLALTRKH; from the coding sequence ATGGCTGGACGAATCCCACGCGTATTTATTAATGACCTGCTGGCTCGCACCGACATCGTCGATCTCATTGACGCGCGCGTCAAACTGAAAAAGCAGGGCAAAAACTACCATGCGTGCTGTCCGTTCCATCACGAAAAAACCCCCTCATTCACCGTAAACGGTGACAAACAGTTCTATCACTGTTTTGGCTGTGGCGCACACGGCAATGCCATTGACTTTTTGATGAATTACGATCGTCTCGAATTCGTTGAAACCATTGAAGAACTTGCCACGCAATATGGCCTCGAAGTGCCTTATGAAACTGGCACAGGCCCAACCCAGTTAGAGCGCCACCAGCGGCAAAGCCTGTACGAATTGATGGGTCAGCTCAGCGGGTTTTATCAGCAAGCGCTCACTCAGTCGGTGGGTACGCCAGCGTTACAGTATCTGCAACAGCGCGGTTTAAGCGCAGACGTCATCAGCCATTTTGCGATTGGCTTCGCCCCGCCCGGCTGGGATAACGTTTTAAAACGCTTTGGTCGCAATAATGACGATCGCAGCACATTGAACGATGCCGGCATGCTGGTGACTAACGATCAAGGCCGAACGTATGATCGCTTCCGTGAGCGTGTGATGTTTCCTATCCGCGACAAACGGGGTCGGGTGATTGCCTTTGGCGGACGCGTATTAGGCGATGGTACACCAAAGTATCTTAACTCGCCGGAAACAGAGATTTTTCATAAAGGTCGCCAACTGTACGGCCTGTATGAAGCGCAGCAAAACCACACTGAGCTCAAACGACTCTTGGTTGTTGAGGGTTACATGGATGTGGTGGCGCTGGCGCAGTTTGGTATTGATTATGCAGTGGCCTCGTTGGGGACTTCCACGACCGCCGATCACATTCAGTTACTATTTCGCGCCACAGACCTGGTGGTGTGTTGTTACGACGGAGACCGTGCCGGACGCGAAGCGGCATGGCGTGCGCTGGAAACTGCGCTACCCTATTTGAACGATGGTCGTCAGCTACGCTTTATGTTTCTGCCGGACGGTGAAGACCCCGACACGCTGGTGCGCAAAGAGGGCAAAGCCGTATTTGAGCAGCGCATGGAACACGCTCTGCCGTTGTCGCAGTTTCTGTTTGAGACGTTGCAGCAGCAGGTGGATATGAGTTCGCCCGACGGCCGAACCAAGCTCAGCACGCTGGTACTGCCGCTGATAGGCCAAGTGCCGGGAGAGACGTTGCGGCTGTATTTACGCCAGCAGCTCGGCAACAAACTAGGTATTTTAGACGACAACCAGTTGGACAGACTGCTGCCCAAAGTGGCTGAGCAGGCTCAATCCTACCAGCCGCCGCAACTAAAAGTCACAACTATGCGTATACTTGTAGGACTTTTAGTACAAAACCCGAGACTGGCGGCAGAGGTTCCTGACCTCGCACTGGAAGGTATTGAAGAAGACAAAGTGGCAGGCTTATCGCTGTTTCAAGACTTGGTGAAAACCTGCAACGCCAGCCCAGGGATGAATATGGGTCTGCTGTTGGAAAAATATCGCGACAGCAAATACCGGAAGCAGCTTGAAACCATGGCTTCGTGGAACCATATGATCGTAGAGGAAGAGCTCGACGAGAAGTTCAGAATCAGTCTGGCAGAGCTCTACGATCAACTGTTGAAACAGCGACAAGAAACATTGATAGCCCGTGACAGAACACATGGGCTCAACGCCAAAGAAAAAAAAGAGCTTTGGTCGTTGCAACTGGCGTTGACCAGAAAACACTGA
- the rpoD gene encoding RNA polymerase sigma factor RpoD, producing MEQNPQSQLKLLVTRGKEQGYLTYAEVNDHLPEDIIDSDQIEDIIQMINDMGIQVMEEAPDADDLLLAENTNDADEDAAEAAAQVLSSVESEIGRTTDPVRMYMREMGTVELLTREGEIDIAKRIEDGINQVQCSVAEYPEAITYLLEQYDRVEAGESRLSDLIIGFVDPNAEEDIAPTATHVGSELSSEEISDDDEEEDEDEEEDDNSIDPELAREKFTELREQYETTRQVIKAHGRSHALAAQEILNLSEVFKQFRLVPKQFDFLVNSMRSMMDRVRTQERLIIKLCVEQCKMPKKNFVTMFTGNETNNSWFAAAVAMGKPWSEKLNDVEEDVTRSLQKLQQIEEETGLTIEQVKDINRRMSIGEAKARRAKKEMVEANLRLVISIAKKYTNRGLQFLDLIQEGNIGLMKAVDKFEYRRGYKFSTYATWWIRQAITRSIADQARTIRIPVHMIETINKLNRISRQMLQEMGREPTPEELAERMLMPEDKIRKVLKIAKEPISMETPIGDDEDSHLGDFIEDTTLELPLDSATSESLRSATHDVLAGLTAREAKVLRMRFGIDMNTDHTLEEVGKQFDVTRERIRQIEAKALRKLRHPSRSEVLRSFLDD from the coding sequence ATGGAGCAAAACCCGCAGTCACAGCTTAAACTGCTTGTCACCCGTGGTAAGGAGCAAGGCTACCTGACCTATGCTGAGGTCAATGACCATCTGCCGGAAGATATCATCGACTCGGATCAGATCGAAGATATCATCCAGATGATTAACGACATGGGCATCCAGGTGATGGAAGAAGCGCCTGATGCAGACGATCTGCTGCTGGCCGAAAACACCAATGATGCCGATGAAGATGCGGCAGAGGCTGCTGCGCAGGTTCTATCCAGTGTTGAATCGGAAATTGGTCGTACTACCGATCCGGTTCGCATGTACATGCGTGAAATGGGTACCGTTGAGCTGTTGACGCGTGAAGGCGAGATCGATATCGCCAAGCGTATTGAAGACGGTATCAACCAGGTTCAGTGCTCTGTCGCCGAGTATCCTGAGGCCATTACCTACCTGCTGGAACAATACGATCGCGTCGAAGCGGGTGAAAGTCGCCTGTCCGATCTGATCATCGGTTTCGTCGATCCTAATGCGGAAGAAGACATTGCCCCTACCGCGACCCACGTTGGTTCCGAGCTTTCGAGCGAAGAAATAAGCGATGATGACGAGGAAGAAGACGAAGACGAGGAAGAAGACGACAACAGTATCGATCCTGAACTGGCGCGTGAGAAGTTCACTGAACTACGTGAGCAATATGAAACAACCCGTCAGGTGATCAAAGCCCACGGTCGCAGTCATGCGCTGGCCGCACAGGAAATTCTGAACCTGTCTGAAGTGTTCAAACAGTTCCGTCTGGTACCGAAACAGTTCGATTTCCTGGTTAACAGCATGCGCTCTATGATGGATCGCGTTCGTACTCAAGAGCGTTTGATCATCAAGTTGTGCGTTGAACAATGCAAAATGCCGAAGAAAAACTTCGTCACCATGTTCACTGGCAATGAAACCAACAACAGTTGGTTTGCCGCAGCAGTAGCAATGGGCAAACCCTGGTCTGAAAAGCTGAATGATGTTGAAGAAGACGTCACCCGCAGCCTACAGAAACTGCAGCAGATCGAAGAAGAAACCGGTCTGACGATCGAGCAGGTTAAAGACATCAACCGCCGTATGTCGATTGGTGAGGCAAAAGCACGTCGCGCCAAGAAAGAAATGGTGGAAGCCAACCTGCGTCTGGTTATTTCTATCGCGAAGAAATACACCAACCGTGGTTTGCAGTTCCTCGACCTGATTCAGGAAGGTAACATCGGTCTGATGAAAGCGGTAGATAAGTTCGAATATCGCCGTGGTTACAAATTCTCGACCTATGCGACCTGGTGGATTCGTCAGGCAATTACCCGTTCTATCGCCGATCAGGCGCGTACCATCCGTATTCCGGTACACATGATTGAGACGATCAACAAGCTGAATCGTATCTCTCGTCAGATGTTACAGGAAATGGGTCGTGAACCGACGCCGGAAGAGCTGGCCGAACGCATGCTGATGCCGGAAGACAAGATCCGCAAAGTGCTGAAGATCGCGAAAGAGCCGATTTCAATGGAAACCCCAATTGGTGATGATGAAGATTCACACTTGGGCGATTTCATCGAAGATACGACGCTGGAGCTGCCGCTGGATTCCGCCACGTCGGAAAGCCTGCGTTCGGCGACACACGACGTACTGGCTGGCCTGACTGCGCGTGAAGCGAAAGTCCTGCGTATGCGTTTCGGTATCGATATGAACACCGACCATACGCTGGAAGAAGTCGGCAAACAGTTTGACGTTACGCGTGAACGTATTCGTCAGATCGAAGCAAAAGCGCTGCGTAAACTGCGCCACCCAAGCCGTTCTGAAGTGCTGCGTAGCTTCCTGGATGATTAA
- the mug gene encoding G/U mismatch-specific DNA glycosylase: MITDILAMNLQVVFCGINPGLSTAHHGYHFANPSNRFWKVIHQAGFTERLLTPAEEQHLLDTGCGITMLVERPTVEATELGRDELLQGGNTIVEKMTRYQPRVLAVLGKQAFSQAFGIKKVSWGRQALRVGETQVWVLPNPSGLNRATLEALVASYQELHQALQDRA; this comes from the coding sequence ATGATTACCGATATTCTGGCAATGAATCTTCAGGTTGTTTTTTGTGGTATTAACCCTGGGCTGTCGACGGCCCATCACGGTTATCATTTCGCGAATCCCAGTAATCGCTTCTGGAAAGTGATTCATCAGGCGGGTTTCACCGAACGTTTGCTGACACCTGCGGAAGAACAGCATCTGCTGGACACGGGATGCGGCATCACCATGCTAGTGGAGCGTCCAACGGTTGAAGCAACGGAGCTGGGGAGAGATGAGCTGCTGCAAGGTGGAAATACGATTGTTGAGAAGATGACGCGCTATCAGCCGCGTGTCTTGGCCGTGCTGGGGAAGCAGGCGTTCAGTCAGGCGTTTGGTATCAAAAAGGTTTCATGGGGGCGTCAGGCGCTACGTGTTGGCGAGACACAGGTTTGGGTTCTGCCGAACCCTAGCGGGCTTAATCGCGCGACGTTAGAGGCGTTGGTGGCGTCATATCAGGAACTGCATCAGGCATTGCAGGATAGAGCGTAA